One Oreochromis niloticus isolate F11D_XX linkage group LG16, O_niloticus_UMD_NMBU, whole genome shotgun sequence genomic window carries:
- the gja5a gene encoding gap junction protein, alpha 5a — MGDWSLLGNFLEEVQEHSTSVGKIWLTILFIFRILVLGTAAESSWGDEQSDFLCDTQQPGCTNVCYDRAFPIAHIRYWVLQIVFVSTPSLIYMGHAMHTVRREEKRRKREQEEREARGEEGGDLEGEKEYLQQKDSGKEVVADGSGRVRLKGALLRTYVLSILIRTMMEVTFIVVQYLIYGVFLDALYLCKELPCPNPVNCYMSRPTEKNVFIVFMLVVAGVSLLLSVLELYHLGWKSIKKCIHKKMMQKSKQRAVTVAVSAALESNTSPQPSASCTPPPDFNQCLTAPASINRMTSMASHPFNTRMALQQNSANLATERHRSCDNLEDDDDFLRMRYNQVPTDLPNNCSPLPLLHSVYLKDKRRLSKTSGTSSRARQDDLAV, encoded by the coding sequence ATGGGGGACTGGAGCCTCCTGGGGAATTTCCTAGAGGAAGTCCAGGAACACTCCACTTCGGTTGGAAAGATTTGGCTCACCATCCTCTTCATCTTTCGTATCCTGGTGCTGGGCACAGCGGCAGAGTCCTCGTGGGGGGACGAGCAGAGCGATTTCCTCTGTGACACCCAGCAACCTGGTTGCACCAATGTGTGCTACGACAGGGCCTTCCCCATCGCACACATCCGCTACTGGGTGCTGCAGATTGTCTTTGTCTCTACGCCCTCCCTCATCTACATGGGCCACGCCATGCACACAGTGCGCAGGGAGGAGAAGCGGCGAAAGagggagcaggaggagagagaggcgAGAGGTGAAGAGGGAGGAGACCTGGAGGGGGAGAAGGAGTACCTCCAGCAGAAGGACAGCGGAAAGGAGGTGGTGGCTGACGGGAGTGGCAGAGTTCGCCTAAAAGGGGCGCTGCTGCGGACCTACGTCCTGAGCATCTTGATCCGTACAATGATGGAGGTGACCTTCATTGTGGTGCAGTATCTTATCTATGGGGTGTTCCTCGATGCGTTGTACCTATGCAAGGAATTGCCCTGTCCCAATCCGGTTAACTGCTACATGTCACGGCCCACGGAGAAGAATGTCTTCATCGTCTTCATGCTGGTGGTGGCCGGCGTttctctgctgctctctgtgttGGAGCTCTACCATCTCGGCTGGAAGAGCATCAAGAAGTGCATACACAAAAAGATGATGCAAAAGAGCAAGCAGAGAGCTGTGACGGTAGCGGTGTCCGCAGCCTTGGAGTCCAACACCTCACCACAACCCTCAGCCTCCTGCACCCCACCTCCTGACTTCAACCAGTGCCTGACAGCCCCCGCCTCCATAAACCGCATGACCTCCATGGCCTCTCATCCCTTCAACACCAGAATGGCGCTGCAGCAGAACTCAGCCAATCTGGCAACTGAGCGACATCGTAGCTGCGACAACCTGGAGGATGATGACGACTTCCTCAGGATGAGATACAACCAGGTACCGACAGACCTGCCCAATAACTGCTCGCCATTGCCTCTCCTGCACTCAGTGTACCTGAAGGACAAACGGCGCCTGAGCAAGACCAGCGGGACCAGCAGCAGGGCTCGCCAAGATGACCTGGCAGTATAA